DNA from Metabacillus flavus:
CAGCTTTCGCCAGCGGGCGCATTTCCTCCGTAACTAAATCCACTGTCCGCTCAATTGCCGTATTCATAAGTTCTAATGACAGCACTGCGGCAATTGCCCCTATAACCATATACCATTCCACTAAACTGATTTTCAGAAGAAACCCCGCAGCGATGGCCAGCACCATTAGTATACAATGGATCTGAAAATTCCTTTCATGCCGATACACATGCATGAGTCCTGACCAGGCAAATGCGAAGCTTTTCAACAGTCGTTTAAATTCAGATGCTTTCTGATCTTGTAAGCCCATAGGAATCTAAAATCCCCTTCTGCTTAGTAAACATTTCCTTTTCGTCTTCCTCCGTCAAATGATCATAGCCGAGCAAATGCAAAAATCCGTGAACAGCTAAAAACCCAAGTTCTCTTTTAAAACTGTGTCCATAGTCAGCAGCCTGTTCCCTGGTTCTTTCAACAGAGATGATAATATCGCCCAATACCGGAGGCATGTCCGCTCCAATAATCTCGATCTCATCTTCTCCCTGCTCTTCCATTGCAAAGGAAATCACATCTGTCGGCTGATCCTTATCCCTGTATTCCCGGTTGATTTCCTGAATTCTGCGATTATCCGTAAACGAGACCGATACCTCAGCCCCGTCTGTTGTCTGCTCTGCTTCTGCAGCAAATTGCAAAAGCTCCTCTACAATATTTATCTCCTCTGAAGACAGCTCCTGTGTTTCATCAGAAAAATCAATAATAAGTCTTTTACTCATGCCTGCTTCACCTTCTGTTTCGTTACTTCCGGATACTCAATGCGGGAGTGAAAAATTCCTTTTAGGGATTCACAAAAAGACTTCGCCACAATATCCAGTTCTTTTAATGTTAAATCACATTCATTAAGCTGTCCATCCTGGAGACGGTCAGCAATGATTCCTCTAACCAGCTTTTGGATACGCTCAGGTGTTGGGCTGGACATGGAGCGTACTGCTGCCTCAACACTATCGGCAATCGATATTACAGCGATTTCTTTGGTCTGCGGCTTAGGTCCCGGATAACGGAACTCTTCCTCCAGAATTTCATCCCCGCGTTCCTTCGCTTTGTAGTAAAAATATTTCAAAAGGCTCGTTCCATGATGCTGTTCGGCGATATCGACAAACTCTTTCGGCATCTTATGCTTCCTCAGCATATCCGCACCATCTGCAGCATGGGCAATGATCACATTTTTACTCAGCTGAGGTGAAAGCTTGTCATGGGGATTATCCATCTTCATTTGATTCTCAATAAAGTATTGGGGACGTTTTGTTTTCCCTATGTCGTGATAATATGCTCCCACCCTCGCAAGCAAGCCGTTTGCTCCGATCGCTTCACAAGCAGACTCAGACAGGTTGGCTACCATTACGCTATGATGGTACGTACCCGGTGTTTCTGTGAGAATTTTTCTGAGGAGCGGGTGATTAGGGTTTGAAAGCTCAATAAGCCGCATAGTCGAAAGCAACCCGAAGCCTGTTTCAAAAAACGGCTGAAATCCCATCGCCAGTACAGATGCTGCAATACCTGAAACCGCCGACATAATGAAATAGCTTCCAATTTCGAAATTCGAATAGTTTCCATTTTGTATCATAGTAAGCGCTGTAATCATCAAAATATTGACCAGCGCCACAAACAAGCCGGCCTGCAAAATTCTTGAACGTAAATTATGCTTATTAAGGAACAGCACACCTGCCAGGCATCCGGCCAGGTAATAGATCCCCATATTAAAATTAAATGTTCCTGTAATTCCTTCGTTAAAGATTATGCTTCCGCAAACTGAGAGAATGATGCTCGAAAGAATTGCCTGCCTCTCGCTGATAAGCAATTTAACCAGCATTGGCCCCATTGCAGCCGGAACAATAAGTCCTATGTACGTAATATCAAGCTGCTGGAATAGACTTATCGCCTTCATAAACGTTAGCGATATAAAAAATACGAGAAAGAAAAGAAGCAGGGAAAGATTCTTTTTTTCTGCTGTTTTCCGCTGGTTTTCAAAATAATAAATCAAGATTGAAACTGTGAGAAGAACAAAAATCAATAAGCCCAAAAACGGTTTAAAGGATTGCTTATTATTAATAAGACCTGCTATATCCAGCTTATGATAAATTTCAGGGGTAATCGTCTGCCCGTCTGAAACAATAATCTGACCTTGTTTAATGACACTTTCCTTCACTTTGTCTGCAGCCTGCTGACGCTTTTCCTTTGTAGCGGCATCGTCATAAATATAATTCGGAATGACTGCATATTGGCCGATTTCGATGGAGGATTGAAGCATTTCAGATGTTAGCGGAGTATATTGGAGCTCCTTCTCTACCTGCTGTTTCTTTTCCTCAAGTTTATCTGTCGAAATTTCCTCGCGCATCACTTTATTAACAGTGGTCACAACCGATTCTTTAGCCACCGTCAGTTCCTCTGTCGAAGCTCCGATAAGAGGCAGAAGTGTATTTTTTGAAATTTTTTGCTTAAGCCCGTCTGCCAGCTTTTTTTCAAGAAGAGCATACTTTTCTTCTGGAGAAAGCGGTTTCAATTGTTTCTCCTTTGCCGTTTCATCAGTTTGGGCTGCATCGCTTTTCACTTCGTTTAACGCCTCTTTATTCACTTCTATAGCAGAATTGTATATAAAATTAACAAGCTGGACCCTGCTGTCCGAATACTCTTCAACAAGCCTGTACTGATCCTCTGTCTGCTGATACGCCTCGTTCTTTTTTCTCTCCGTTTCCTCTCTGTCTACTACATTGATCGGGGAGTATAGTGTTTGTTTTGATATATCGAGCAGTTTGATATCGAGGTTTTGAGGTTTGACGTTCCCGTAAAGGGTGGCGAATAAAATAATTCCAAAAAGCACATACAGAATATAGTGAAGGAATCGGTTTTGATTAATGAGGTCAATTTGTTTTTTTAAGCCTGTCCGTTTTTTCTTCATGTAAAGCACCTCCCGCTGCAGTGAAGTAAGCTCAAATGGGTGATGATACATAGACAGATGACCCGGTGCGGGTCATCTGCCATCAGTTCTCATTTTTTTGATAGGCTTCAATGATTTTTCCAACAAGAGGATGTCTGACAACATCTGCCTGCTCCAATTCAACAAAGGAGATTCCCGGCACATTTTGAAGCATGCTGCGGGTAATGGCAAGACCGGATTTAACTCCTTTTGGCAGATCAACTTGTGTGATATCGCCTGTAACCACCATTTTTGAGCCGAATCCCAATCTGGTTAAGAACATTTTCATTTGAGCATGAGTGGTATTCTGCGATTCATCTAAAATAACAAATGCGTCATCCAGCGTCCTGCCCCTCATGTAGGCTAGAGGAGCAACTTCAATGGTTCCGCGTTCCATTAGACGCTCTGTGTGCTCTATGCCAAGGACATCATGCAGAGCGTCATAGAGAGGCCTTAAATAGGGATCTACTTTTTCTTTTAGGTCCCCGGGTAAAAATCCGAGGCTCTCTCCTGCTTCAACAGCGGGCCTTGTCAGCACGATTCTTTTAACTGACCCGCTTTTTAGTGCATTGACCGCCATAACGACAGCCAAATAGGTTTTTCCTGTGCCCGCCGGACCGATCCCGAACACAAGGTCTGATTGCCTTATGGCAGATATATAATGCCTCTGACCCAATGTTTTAATGCGAATGGGTTTTCCTTTTGCATTTTTCGTAATTTCTTCGTTAAATAAAGACTGGAATTCATCGAGTTTTTGTTTCTTCGCCATGCTTACCGCATAGATTACGTCCCTTTCGGATATGACAATCCCTTTGCGGATAACGCCTAGCAAAGCCTGCAATATATCATCAGTCAGCTGGACATTAATGGAGTCTCCAGAAACATATACTGCTTCACCGCGGGTCACGATGGTGACATGAAGCTCTTCTTCGAGCCTTTTGAGGTGAATATCCTGATTACCGAAGAGCATCATAGCTTCATTCGGATTTCCTAACTTCTGATTCATTGACACTAAGTCTTCTGGCATTCTTTAGTCTCCCTGAACTATTGGTGTGGTTTTCACGATATCTTCAATTACCTGGTAAAGTATTTTCAATTTTACTTTACCATTCTCATTCCTTTGGTGCAAAACTTTTTCGCCCGAGATCCGGCCGTTTTCTCCAATTTTTTGCATTAAGTCCTCTTTACCCATTTCCACTCCGGCTTTAACGGCTTCCTTTACTGTGTAACTCCTGGTTACTACTTCCTTTTCCCTCTTTATTTCTTTTATATACGCAAACGGGGTCTTCCACCCCAAAAATTGCAAATCTCTTTTGTCCTGTTCCTTAACAAAAACGGACGGATCTTCTTGTCTGTAACCCCAAATCTGCAGATTCCATCCGTTAATTGAGACAAATTGTTTTTCTGTTAAATTACCGTTGAAAACGCTGAAATCCGTCTTAAGAGGTACTTCGACTTCTGTTTCATACCATGTTTCGCCAAAAATCTTTGCCTTTGCCGGGATAGCTTTTTCGCCCACCATCCCCGAAACAAGAAGCTGGCCCTGCTGCACATGATCATGAACCATAGCCAGCGGCTTCCCCTGCTCTACATAGATCCTTGTTATAACTGCTTTTTTCTTTGCGACGATATTGCGGGGGCTTGCGTATTCCTCCTGATCCGGCATATTTTTTTCTACCACTTTCAAATGATAGGATGTCCCTTTTAATTCCACCCCGACCCAGGTTAAAGCCGGAATACGATTAGTTAAGATTTTCTGAATGTCATCTGAATCATAGGTCAAGAACTGAACAGCTCCTGCTTTTACTCCCATCCGGTCCAATTCCTTTACTATTAAATGCTCGGTTTCCGGCTTAGCTCCATGGACTTCAATTGACCAGATCATATTGGACAGCAAGAACAGCACGCCCAAAAACAAAAGCATTCCCAGGACAAATCCGCTGTTCTTGTATGATCTTTTCACAACAAAGGGGAAGCCGTTTTTCTTTGAAAAGCTGCATTTGCAATCCTGCTTTCTCCTTACAGCCCGGAAAGCATGTACATCTTTCAGCGGAATAAAAAAGGAAATCGATTGATCCCCTTCACGCTTCACTCTCCAGACCGATATACCGCTGCGGAGACATTCATTTATCATCCGCTCAAGGCCGGTACCCTCTGCTTTAATTTGAACATAGCCAATCCAAAAGTTTGTCCAGCTGTTTTTCACACCGTTTCTCCTCCATTCCCCCATTGCGGTTACTGTTCAAGGTAATGAACCTGCTCTATTTTTCCTTCAAGCATAATTTCCTCCGGCAATATCGTTCGGATCACAAAGCTCTTTCCTTTTATTAAAAGCTGTCCCTGTTTAAGGAGAAGCCTAATTTCCTGATCGGAGAACTTCAGGAGCCCCCGGTGGTTTTCAATATATATATGAATCTGGCCCACCATCGTAATTCTCGGCAAATCCATCATGACATCAGGCGGGAGTTCAATGGTTTTCGTTATCCATTCTGCAATACGGCTGTTCCATTTTTTAGCCATAAAAAAGAACCCCCCTTTATCTCATATGTATGAAATTATTTATAAATATATGTATAAACCCTTGATATGATTGTCCCTGTGAGATTATATTCGGGAGGAAAAACAACTATGCCAGTAGCAGCTATGATAAAAAACGTTGGAGTATAGCAGTTACAATACGTGGAATCGAAACATTTCATTTTTTTGTACCTTAGGGTTATTGAATAATGTACAAACTGATAATCGAATGACAAAGCTTATAGCAACAAGAGAAACAAAGCATTGAATATGGTTTTAAAAAAGTAAAACAGAACAAAAAGTCATTAATAAGCCGAGAATTTGATAGGAGTCTCTCTGAAATCAAGGAAAAGTACACTTTAGAGTACAAAAAGGCTAATTGAAAGAAAAATTCAGATTGGATTCAAGTAAAACCACCATTTATAAAAAGTAAAACATCCATTCGGATGAAACCCCGCCTTTTTTATAAAACTGGGATTTTATGAAGACCATCAAATCTTTTCACCTCCCCGCTATTTTAATACTAAGGTGAATTTAAAAAGACAATAGTTCTTGCAAGAAGATAAGACATGATTCTAGAGCGTGGCTTATCCTATTGAGGATATCCAGTTCTGAGGCAATTTGAACTTAAGTACATTCACCCAACATAGTGCATAGCATATTTTTATAACCTGGGAAAGGATTGAGAAAAATGCACTATGCTCCTTATATGTATCCATACCAGTATCCATATCAATACCCATATTATGTGAATGGGCCAATGAATTATTATGGAAGACAATCTGTTTACTGGACGTATCCTAATGAGATCATGCATGCAAACAGCTTTGATTCTTTTCGCTCTTCTGGCGGAGCCGGAAATATTTTATTAACAGATTACGGACCAAATCCATTTACCATAAATATCAATGAAGCAACGAAGCAAAACAATACTTATCGTACTGCTTTATGGACAGGAACACATTTACAAGTGACTTTAATGAGTATTAATCCTGGTGAAGATATCGGTCTGGAAATTCATCCTGATGTTGATCAATTCTTGCGGATTGAACAAGGCCAGGGGATCGTACAAATGGGTAAAAGTAAAAATGACTTAAACTTTAAACGAAATGTTTATGATGATGATGCGATATTTATACCTGCGGGAACATGGCATAATGTAACAAATACAGGTAATGTTCCGCTGAAACTTTACTCAATCTATGCTCCTCCTAACCATCCATTTGGCACTGTTCATGTCACCAAAGCAGATGCAGAGGCTGCGGAAGAAGGAAGCGGTCATAACACTGGAATTACAGGTGTTTTTGGCAGGACTCCAGATGAATGGGTACAGTACACGGAATTTTTGGTAAATGAAGGGTTAGAGGACGTTAAAAGAGGAATAAATGCTACACACATTCTTCAAGAATTTATTCTAATGGGCGTTCTTGTAGGGAAAGGGTATTTTCCCAAAAAAGCATATGAAACAGTAGAAGAATGGGAACGAACAGGAGAATCAAAACTTCTTCAGCAAAGCAAAAATATGTAGAATTAGAGTAAAAGCATATAGTTAAGAGAAAAAAATCCTTTTGATAAAAGATTCACTTAACCTTTGCTAACTTTAGAATCTAATAGTTAACATTACTAAGGAGTATGATTCCATACGCTGAGGAAGAAAGGACTAAGATTAAGACTCGTCAAGCTGAAGGCATAGCCGTCAGCAAAAGCAAAAGGCAAACACCTAGGAAGTAACACAACTATTACATCTGAATTTGAGCATGTTTATAAGCAATGGAAAGCTGGAGAAATCACTGCAGTTGAAGCAATGAAGAAATCAAATATGACAAAGGCTGCACTCTATCGTAGAGTTAAGGAATATGAAGCAAGCTAAGGGCTTCTCAAGCGGTCTCGATTCTTTTGCAATTAAAATGGAAAAGGTGAGGTTTACACTAAACCTCACCTAGACCACTTTCATTCAATTGTAATCATGCCATCCCCCTATATTTCCACATTTTCATGGGGGCTATCTACAGACCATGCCTTCAATTGGTTCACCCATACATCATTACAATCGAAGCAACACTCAAACGGTTATCCTTTGCTCTTATGACTTTCCCTTCATCTCATACATAACGTAACCCCCTATAAAAAAATTCAAATGTATGAGAGAAGCGGGGGTCTGATTGATAAATCTTGCGGTCTTATTTTCTCTGTCTTGTATAATGAGGATTTACAGAACGCGGCTTTCCAGTGATTTCTGCCCAGATGATTCCCTGGACGGCAGGGCTTTGAACAGCTGATTTTTTCCGATGCTTTGCTGCCCTGCTAAGCTTTACCACACTCAGTTCGTTCTCAGAACCCCGGTGATCCGGCTTCTTATCCGTTTTATGCTCTCTTTGAACCCTCTCATAAACCGTTTGCACAGTCTCCTGAAGCTGCTTTTCCGGTTCCTGGTAAGCGACCGGCCGGGAATTTTGCTTTTTCTGTTGTTCAGGGTTTTTTTCTCCACTCTTGAACACTCTGGAAAAGAAGGCACCAATCAGCCATAAAAGAACGGCTGATACAATCGGGTTTTCTGCAATCGCACGAATTAGCGATTCAATGGCATCCATTAAATCCCCCTCCTATTCTACTTAGAATCATCCTCCGGCCCATTCATCTTTCCGATTGAACCTCTCATATCGGTATCGGCAGACAGGTTTTGAATGTTTAAGTAATCCATTACCCCCATATTGCCGCTTTTGAGAGCATCTGCCATTGCAAGAGGAACAGCAGCTTCTGCTTCTACCACCTTGGCGCGCATTTCTTCCACCTTCGCTCTCATTTCCTGTTCAGATGCAACAGCCATTGCTCTGCGCTCCTCAGCTTTAGCCTGTGCAATTTTCTTGTCTGCTTCAGCCTGGTCAGTTTGAAGAATGGCTCCGATGTTTTTACCTATATCCACATCTGCAATATCGATCGAGAGAATTTCAAACGCTGTACCGGAATCCAGCCCTTTATTTAATACGGTCTGTGAGATCATATCCGGGTTTTCAAGGACTTTCTTATGGTTATTTGAGCTTCCGATTGTACTGACAATCCCTTCTCCTACCCTGGCAATTATGGTTTCTTCACCAGCTCCGCCTACTAAACGCTCAATATTCGCTCTGACTGTGATCCTTGCTTTCGCCTTCATCTCAATTCCATCCATCGCAACCCCTGCAATAAAAGGAGTCTCGATGACTTTAGGGTTTACGCTCATTTGTACAGCTTCTAAAACGTCCCGCCCGGCAAGATCAATGGCCGCGCATCTTTCAAACGTCAATTCAATATTCGCCCTTTCAGCAGCGATCAGCGCGTTAACAACACGGTCGACATTACCTCCCGCAAGGTAATGACTTTCCAGCTGATTAGTGGTTACACCGATGCCGGCTTTATGTGCTTTAATCAGCGGGTTAATCACCCTGCTCGGCGTTACTCGGCGCAGTCTCATCCCGATTAATGTAAAAATACTTACTCCGACCCCTGCAGCAAGTGCAGAAATCCAGAGCATGACTGGTACAAACGTAAAAAATATTCCTAATAAAATAACAGCTGCAGCAACTAATCCTATGGTTAATAATGTAGATGGATCCATATTCATCCTCCTGTCAAGATAAAGACTCTAATTCTCTTACGACCACACGGATTCCTTCAGTTTTAACAACCTTCACCTGTTTTCCCTTTTCGGTAAATGTCCCTTCTGATACGGCATCGACGCGCTCTCCATCAATTTCTACAGTGCCTGCAGGACGGAGTGCCGTTAAACAAATACCGGTTTTCCCTATCAGCTCCACCCTGGAGCGATTGGAAATATAGCCGCTTTTCGTATCCACAGCATCATTTAAAATAAACTTCTTAAAAAATTTCATTTTTTTACCAAACACCTTTGTAAGTAGGATGGAAGCAATAATGCAAACTGCAGCTGCAATTCCGATGGAAATACCCATCCAGACAGGATTATCAGCTGAAATAATCATACTGTATCCGATAGCAGCCACCCCTGCAAGACCGATGATTCCGCCTGGGAGGAAGAGTTCTGCAATCAGCAGGATCATCCCTGTAATAAAGAATAGTACAGCACCCAGTCCGGCCAGGCCTGCAGCCAAGTGACCAAAGAAAAATAAAAAGAGAGCAGATAATCCAAGGAAACCAAAAATACCAAATCCAGGGGTATACAACTCAAGAAGCAGCCCTAAAAAGGCAATGGTCAAAAGCAAGGGAATGATGACCGGGTTTGTCAAAAATCGAGCTGCCTGTTCTGCAAAGCTCATATTAGCTGTCTCCGCATTTGCTTTTGAAAAATTCAGTGCAGCGAGAACTTCATTCATCGAATCTGCTTCCCCTTCTGCATAATTGACTTCCAGTGCTTGTTTCCCGGTCAGAGTAAGCAGTTTGCCCTTTCCTGCATTGTATTTGGGAAGATCAATGGAAGCATCCGCCATAGCAAGGGCATATACCGGATCCCGTCCGCTGCTCTCTGCTGTTTCTTTCAGCTCTGCAAGCCAAAAGGACTGGGTCTTTTTATCAGCATCGTCACCATTCCCTTTTATAACAGCTGCAGCACCTATTTTTGATTGTTCGGTAATGTATATGGAGTCTGTACTTAATGCAATGTAGGCACCCGCTGAAAGAGCTCTTGTATTAATATAGGATGCAGTGGGGATTTTTGTTTTTCGAAGCTGTTCTGAAATATCCAAAGCAGCTTGAAGTGATCCCCCAGGTGTGTTGATATCAAGTACAATCTGCCTCACATGTTCTTTTTCTGCACGTTTAATATTCCTTTCAATAAACACGGCCAGTACTGAGTCCACTTCGGTCTTCACCGGGATGATCAGCACTTTTTCATTTTCAGAGCTTTCTGCTGAATTATTGGGTCCTGACACCATGCAAATCGCCATCAGTATGATAAAAACGCTCGCAAATTTTATCAGTTTAATCGGTCATTCCCCCCTTCCAGTTTCCCCATAATGGATATACGTATTAAAATTGGAAAAGATTCAATTTTTGGACAGAAAATACAAATAGAAGACAGAGATTTCCACATAACTAAAAACACCTTGCCTAATGGCAAGGTGTTTTGCTAATTATTATGATAGCTGCTGCTGTACGAGCTTATTGACAAGGGAACCGTCTGCTTTGCCTTTTACTTTAGGCATGATCGCAGCCATTACCTTGCCCATATCAGCTTTGGAAGATGCGCCAGTCTCTTCAATCGCATGATTGATGATGGCAAGCAATTCTTCATTTGAAAGCTGTTCAGGCATGTACTCATTGACGATCACAATTTCAGCTTGAAGTTTATCTACCAAATCAGAACGATCAGCGTTTTTGAATTCCTGGAGGGAGTCCTTACGTTGTTTAAGTTCGCGAGAGAGGATTGTTAATTCCTCATCTTCAGACAACTCGGATTTGTTAAGCTTGATCGCTTCATTTTGCATGGAAGCTTTGACCATTCGTATAACAGTGAGTCTGTCTTTGTCTTTATTTCTCATCGCTTGCTTCATATCCTGATTTAAACGATCAAGAAGACTCATGCAATACACCCTCTTTTAGAATTTGCGCTTTCTAGCCGCCTCTGATTTCTTTTTGCGTTTTACGCTAGGTTTTTCATAAAATTCACGCTTTCTTGCTTCTTGCAACGTGCCTGTTTTTGAAACGGAACGTTTAAAGCGGCGAAGAGCATCTTCAAGCGATTCATTTTTCTTAACTACTGTTTTAGACATGCTATTTCCCTCCCTCCGAATACACCAATCGACGAATGCTTCAAAGTTGTCATGCTTATTTAAACATGTACTTTGCAATTATAATATAATAGGAGGAAATGGTCAACCAAAACTCGCTGTAACCCTTGAATTACCGCATTTTATTCAATAATCGGACTTTGAGCTTCCTCCACTGACAATGCTGATCCCTGCGCTTGCTCCAATTCTTGTTGCTCCCGCTTCAATCATAAGGTCTGCTCCGGCACGGTCACGCACTCCGCCAGAAGCTTTAACTCCCAGATCAGGACCTACCGTTTTTCTCATTAAACGGATGTCTTCAACCGTTGCTCCTCCTGTGGAGAAACCTGTAGACGTTTTAACAAAGTAGGCACCCGCTTTAACGGAAAGCTCACAAGCAAGTGTTTTTTCTTCATCTGTCAAAAGGCAAGTTTCAATAATTACTTTTGTCAGCGCTTTGCCTTTTGCAGCTTCCGTTACAGCACGGATATCCTTTTCAACAAGCTCTTCATTTCCATCTTTAAGAGCGCCGATGTTGATAACCATATCTACTTCTGCTGCTCCCTTTTCAATCGCATCCTTCGTTTCAAATGCTTTTGTTTCAGGTGTAGATGCTCCTAGCGGAAAACCGATAACGGTACATACTTTGACATCTGTACCTTCCAAAAGACGGGCGCATGTTTCAACCCATGTTGGATTTACACAAACAGAAGCGAATTGATATTCTTTTGCTTCCTCACAAAGTTTTTCAATCTGAGCCTTGGTCGTGTCAGGTTTTAGTGCTGTGTGATCTATCATTTTTGCCATTTTTTCAGTCATGTTTGTAACCCCTCTCAACTAGTTGTCGGACTTCTTACCTCTTCTATTATACATAGACAAGACGTTCAAGTCATTACCTCAAAATCGAAGCACTTTCCAGCGGCTCTGGCAACTGGGTCCGACGACTATACGCATTAGGAATTTAGTGAAATAAAATCGCATGAACCTTAATTCGATTTGAAAATACCCTATTGAATTTGCCGTTAATTTCCGATTCAGACACTCCCCTTAAGCGGGCGGAAGAGTATCATTGGTTCTTTGCGATCTCCCCTGACTCGCTTCTCGCGCCTTACGCTCCAATCAACATTCTGCTTTTCAAAACCAAAAAAAAGAAATCCGAAAACCGGATTTCCTTTTTTAAGAGCTTAGTGGGATAGCATCCTTGGGCTCTTCTAAGACTCTCACGAATTGGCCTTCACTATAAGGATAACCGGCCTTTTCAATTTTTACCCGGACAATTTGCCCAACCATTTCCTCTGATGCCTGAAAAACAACTTTTAAATAGTTATCTGTATAGCCGACATATAAGCCGCTTCCAGGAGCCTCTTTGTATTCTTCTTCAGGAATAACTTCCAAAACGTCACCTTCATAGGAGGACGCATATTCCTTCGCAAGCTGATCGGATAGCTCAATTAAGCGATGAACACGCTCATTTTTCACTTCTTCATCCACTTGATCTTCCATTCTTGCTGCAGGGGTGCCTGTCCGCTTTGAATAGGGGAATACATGCAGTTCAGAGAACTTATGCTCTTTAATGAAATTGTAGGTTTCCATGAACTCCTCTTCTGTTTCACCAGGGAATCCAACGATTACATCCGAAGTTACCGCTAATCCTGGGAGGGCTTTTTTGAGGCGCACAAGTCTTTCCGCAAAAAATTCCATTGTATATTTTCTTCTCATTCTTTTTAGAACGGTATTTGAAGCAGATTGAATAGGAATATGCAGGTGGCGGACAATTTTATCGGATTGATCCAGAACCTCAATAACCTCATCCGTGATTTGGCTTGCTTCAATGGAGGAAATCCGGATTCGTTTCAAACCCTCTACCCGTTCATCCAATGCACGCAGCAGGGCAGCAAAATTATAATCCTTCATATCTTCCCCGTAACCGCCAGTATGAATTCCAGTCAGAACAATTTCTTTATAGCCTGAGTCTACAAGCTGCTGAGCTTGTTTAATTACTTCTTCCGGGTCTCTGGAGCGCATCAGTCCCCGAGCCCATGGAATGATGCAGAACGTACAGAAGTTGTTGCAGCCTTCCTGGATTTTTAATGAAGCTCTTGTACGATCGGTAAAGGCCGGTACATCAAGCTCTTCATAAGTTCTTGCTTTCATAATATTGCTAACACCGTTAATCGGCTGTCTTTCTTCGCGATACTGGGCAATGTAATCAAGCATTTTCACCCGATCCTGTGTACCGACAACTATATCCACACCCGGGATGGCCATAATTTCTGCCGGTGATGTCTGGGCATAGCAGCCGGTAACACAAATAACCCCGTCAGGATTTTTTCGAATTGCCCGGCGGATGACCTGGCGGCTCTTTTTATCCCCTGTATTTGTAACCGTACATGTATTGATGACATAAACGTCAGCT
Protein-coding regions in this window:
- the rpsU gene encoding 30S ribosomal protein S21, which produces MSKTVVKKNESLEDALRRFKRSVSKTGTLQEARKREFYEKPSVKRKKKSEAARKRKF
- a CDS encoding NfeD family protein — protein: MVSGPNNSAESSENEKVLIIPVKTEVDSVLAVFIERNIKRAEKEHVRQIVLDINTPGGSLQAALDISEQLRKTKIPTASYINTRALSAGAYIALSTDSIYITEQSKIGAAAVIKGNGDDADKKTQSFWLAELKETAESSGRDPVYALAMADASIDLPKYNAGKGKLLTLTGKQALEVNYAEGEADSMNEVLAALNFSKANAETANMSFAEQAARFLTNPVIIPLLLTIAFLGLLLELYTPGFGIFGFLGLSALFLFFFGHLAAGLAGLGAVLFFITGMILLIAELFLPGGIIGLAGVAAIGYSMIISADNPVWMGISIGIAAAVCIIASILLTKVFGKKMKFFKKFILNDAVDTKSGYISNRSRVELIGKTGICLTALRPAGTVEIDGERVDAVSEGTFTEKGKQVKVVKTEGIRVVVRELESLS
- the deoC gene encoding deoxyribose-phosphate aldolase translates to MTEKMAKMIDHTALKPDTTKAQIEKLCEEAKEYQFASVCVNPTWVETCARLLEGTDVKVCTVIGFPLGASTPETKAFETKDAIEKGAAEVDMVINIGALKDGNEELVEKDIRAVTEAAKGKALTKVIIETCLLTDEEKTLACELSVKAGAYFVKTSTGFSTGGATVEDIRLMRKTVGPDLGVKASGGVRDRAGADLMIEAGATRIGASAGISIVSGGSSKSDY
- a CDS encoding GatB/YqeY domain-containing protein, which gives rise to MSLLDRLNQDMKQAMRNKDKDRLTVIRMVKASMQNEAIKLNKSELSEDEELTILSRELKQRKDSLQEFKNADRSDLVDKLQAEIVIVNEYMPEQLSNEELLAIINHAIEETGASSKADMGKVMAAIMPKVKGKADGSLVNKLVQQQLS
- the mtaB gene encoding tRNA (N(6)-L-threonylcarbamoyladenosine(37)-C(2))-methylthiotransferase MtaB, whose translation is MASVAFHTLGCKVNHYETEAIWQLFKEAGYERKDFESSADVYVINTCTVTNTGDKKSRQVIRRAIRKNPDGVICVTGCYAQTSPAEIMAIPGVDIVVGTQDRVKMLDYIAQYREERQPINGVSNIMKARTYEELDVPAFTDRTRASLKIQEGCNNFCTFCIIPWARGLMRSRDPEEVIKQAQQLVDSGYKEIVLTGIHTGGYGEDMKDYNFAALLRALDERVEGLKRIRISSIEASQITDEVIEVLDQSDKIVRHLHIPIQSASNTVLKRMRRKYTMEFFAERLVRLKKALPGLAVTSDVIVGFPGETEEEFMETYNFIKEHKFSELHVFPYSKRTGTPAARMEDQVDEEVKNERVHRLIELSDQLAKEYASSYEGDVLEVIPEEEYKEAPGSGLYVGYTDNYLKVVFQASEEMVGQIVRVKIEKAGYPYSEGQFVRVLEEPKDAIPLSS
- the floA gene encoding flotillin-like protein FloA (flotillin-like protein involved in membrane lipid rafts) codes for the protein MDPSTLLTIGLVAAAVILLGIFFTFVPVMLWISALAAGVGVSIFTLIGMRLRRVTPSRVINPLIKAHKAGIGVTTNQLESHYLAGGNVDRVVNALIAAERANIELTFERCAAIDLAGRDVLEAVQMSVNPKVIETPFIAGVAMDGIEMKAKARITVRANIERLVGGAGEETIIARVGEGIVSTIGSSNNHKKVLENPDMISQTVLNKGLDSGTAFEILSIDIADVDIGKNIGAILQTDQAEADKKIAQAKAEERRAMAVASEQEMRAKVEEMRAKVVEAEAAVPLAMADALKSGNMGVMDYLNIQNLSADTDMRGSIGKMNGPEDDSK